Proteins co-encoded in one Kribbella qitaiheensis genomic window:
- the thrB gene encoding homoserine kinase, with protein sequence MPATSANLGPGFDAFGLALSLYDELTVTPGGSGVTVEVVGSGAGEVALDESHLVVRAIRAGLESLGAVVPGFRLRCENRIPHGRGLGSSSAAIVGGIAAAYGLTGTPLDRDRVVELANEIEGHPDNVAAAALGGFTIAWTDGETGRAIRLEPEAGLAAIAYVPGTRVLTREARGLLPAAVPHGDAAANAGRAALLVAALTSRPELLMTATEDRLHQAYREPAMPESLALVHKLRGSGLPAVVSGAGPTVLVLTVASEEVRVLPLGSSDVSGGLAAAPDGWERYELGIEPLGVQVWSGSQPVERE encoded by the coding sequence GTGCCGGCTACGAGTGCGAATCTGGGGCCTGGGTTCGACGCCTTCGGGCTCGCGCTGAGCTTGTACGACGAGTTGACGGTGACGCCGGGGGGTTCCGGCGTGACCGTCGAGGTGGTCGGATCGGGCGCGGGCGAGGTGGCGCTGGACGAGTCGCATCTGGTGGTCCGGGCGATCCGGGCCGGGCTGGAGTCGCTCGGCGCCGTCGTACCGGGGTTCAGGCTGCGTTGTGAGAACCGGATCCCGCACGGCCGCGGTCTGGGGTCGTCGTCCGCAGCGATCGTGGGCGGCATCGCAGCGGCGTACGGACTGACCGGTACGCCGCTCGACCGCGACCGGGTCGTCGAACTGGCGAACGAGATCGAGGGGCATCCCGACAACGTCGCGGCCGCTGCGCTCGGAGGATTCACGATCGCGTGGACCGATGGCGAGACAGGCCGCGCGATCCGGCTCGAACCGGAAGCCGGGTTGGCCGCGATCGCGTACGTGCCGGGGACGCGGGTGCTGACGAGAGAGGCACGCGGGTTGCTGCCGGCCGCGGTACCGCATGGTGATGCTGCCGCGAATGCGGGTCGCGCGGCGTTGCTCGTCGCCGCTTTGACCTCGCGGCCGGAGTTGCTGATGACGGCGACCGAGGATCGGCTGCATCAGGCCTACCGCGAGCCGGCGATGCCGGAGAGCCTTGCCCTCGTGCACAAGCTCCGGGGCAGTGGCCTGCCCGCGGTCGTGAGTGGTGCCGGTCCGACCGTGCTGGTGCTAACCGTTGCGTCCGAAGAAGTGAGGGTCCTGCCCCTCGGTTCTTCGGACGTTAGCGGGGGATTGGCGGCGGCGCCGGATGGGTGGGAGCGGTACGAGTTGGGGATAGAGCCACTGGGTGTACAGGTCTGGTCGGGGAGTCAACCGGTCGAGCGGGAATGA
- the thrC gene encoding threonine synthase, translating into MSQHQQRPHQWRGVIEEYRDRLPVSADTPVVTLGEGGTPLVAAQWLSEQTNCEVWLKVEGSNPTGSFKDRGMTVAISLAAQAGDKAVVCASTGNTSASAAAYAVRAGLLPLVLIPAGRIAKGKLAQAIVHGAQLVTVDGSFDDCLRIVRELGKHYPVALVNSVNPVRLEGQKTAAFEVCDALGDAPDLHVLPVGNAGNIAAYWKGYLEYEKDKISSKAPQMWGFQAEGAAPIVRGAIVEKPDTAATAIRVGNPASWILAENARDESGGRIEAVSDEQILTAQRDLAAREGVFVEPASAAGVAGLLATKAAGRLDGGQTVVITVTGHGLKDIDTALAHALPHETPVTPADTDAVARVAGLV; encoded by the coding sequence ATGAGTCAGCACCAGCAGCGCCCCCACCAATGGCGGGGCGTGATCGAGGAATACCGCGACCGGCTACCGGTTTCGGCGGACACTCCGGTGGTCACGCTCGGCGAAGGCGGAACGCCGCTGGTGGCCGCGCAGTGGCTCAGCGAGCAGACGAATTGCGAGGTGTGGCTCAAGGTCGAGGGCAGCAACCCGACCGGTTCGTTCAAGGACCGCGGCATGACGGTCGCGATCTCGCTGGCCGCACAGGCGGGGGACAAGGCCGTGGTCTGCGCCTCGACCGGCAACACGTCCGCCTCGGCCGCCGCGTACGCCGTACGGGCCGGGCTGTTGCCGCTCGTGCTGATCCCGGCCGGGCGGATCGCGAAGGGCAAGCTCGCGCAGGCGATCGTGCACGGCGCGCAACTGGTGACGGTCGACGGCAGCTTCGACGACTGCCTGCGGATCGTCCGTGAGCTCGGCAAGCACTACCCGGTCGCGCTGGTGAACTCGGTGAACCCGGTCCGGCTCGAAGGCCAGAAGACGGCTGCCTTCGAGGTCTGTGACGCGCTCGGCGACGCGCCGGATCTGCATGTCCTACCGGTCGGCAACGCGGGCAACATCGCGGCCTACTGGAAGGGCTACCTGGAGTACGAGAAGGACAAGATCTCCTCGAAAGCCCCGCAGATGTGGGGTTTCCAGGCCGAAGGTGCCGCGCCGATCGTGCGTGGCGCGATCGTCGAGAAGCCGGACACCGCGGCGACCGCGATCCGGGTCGGCAACCCGGCGTCCTGGATCCTGGCCGAGAACGCCCGGGACGAATCGGGCGGCCGGATCGAGGCCGTCAGCGACGAGCAGATCCTCACCGCACAGCGTGACCTGGCTGCTCGTGAAGGCGTTTTCGTCGAGCCTGCGTCCGCCGCCGGTGTCGCCGGTCTGCTTGCGACGAAGGCGGCCGGCCGGTTGGACGGTGGCCAGACCGTCGTGATCACCGTCACCGGGCACGGCCTGAAGGACATCGACACCGCCCTCGCCCACGCCCTCCCGCACGAGACTCCGGTAACGCCGGCCGACACCGACGCGGTCGCCCGCGTTGCCGGGTTGGTGTGA
- a CDS encoding homoserine dehydrogenase, giving the protein MSKPLKVALLGCGVVGTEVVRILTERADDLAARVGAPLEIAGIAVRRAGRERDIAVDPALVTTDAQALVSRGDIDLVIEVIGGLEPARGLILTALENGASVITANKALLAEDGPTLFAAAEKYERDLYFEAAVAGAIPILRPLRESLAGDDVTRVMGIVNGTTNYILDKMDSTGAGFDEALEEAQALGYAEADPTADIEGFDAAAKAALLASLAFHTRVSIADVHREGITEVSATDIASAREMGCVVKSLAICELDEATDSVSARVYPAMIPLSHPLASVRDAYNAVFVESKAAGELMFYGRGAGGAPTASAVLGDLVSAARNRLKGVPGVGESSYTQRAVRPVGDALTRYHVSLDVADKAGVLAAVATAFSDHGVSIQTVRQEGRGGEAQLVVVTHTATDAALSATVEALREMDIVREVSSVMRVEGD; this is encoded by the coding sequence GTGAGCAAGCCTTTGAAGGTCGCGCTGCTGGGCTGCGGCGTCGTCGGCACCGAAGTGGTCCGGATACTTACCGAGCGGGCCGACGACCTGGCCGCGCGGGTCGGTGCGCCGCTGGAGATCGCCGGCATCGCCGTCCGCCGGGCCGGTCGCGAGCGGGACATCGCGGTCGACCCTGCCCTCGTCACGACCGACGCCCAGGCGCTGGTCTCCCGTGGTGACATCGACCTGGTGATCGAGGTGATCGGCGGGCTCGAACCGGCCCGCGGCCTCATCCTCACCGCGCTCGAGAACGGCGCCTCGGTCATCACCGCGAACAAGGCGCTGCTCGCCGAGGACGGCCCGACCCTGTTCGCCGCCGCCGAGAAGTACGAGCGGGACCTGTACTTCGAGGCGGCCGTCGCCGGGGCGATCCCGATCCTGCGCCCGCTGCGCGAGTCGCTGGCCGGTGACGACGTGACCCGGGTGATGGGGATCGTCAACGGCACCACGAACTACATCCTCGACAAGATGGACTCCACCGGCGCCGGCTTCGACGAGGCACTCGAGGAGGCGCAGGCACTCGGGTACGCCGAGGCCGATCCGACCGCCGACATCGAGGGCTTCGACGCGGCCGCGAAGGCTGCCCTGCTGGCGAGTCTGGCCTTCCACACCAGGGTTTCCATCGCCGACGTGCACCGCGAGGGCATCACCGAGGTGTCCGCGACCGACATCGCGTCGGCTCGCGAGATGGGCTGCGTGGTGAAGTCGCTGGCGATCTGCGAGCTGGACGAGGCGACCGATTCGGTCAGCGCCCGGGTGTATCCGGCGATGATCCCGCTGAGCCATCCGCTGGCCTCGGTCCGGGACGCCTACAACGCCGTTTTCGTGGAATCCAAAGCGGCCGGCGAGCTGATGTTCTATGGTCGTGGTGCCGGCGGCGCCCCGACGGCCAGTGCTGTCCTCGGGGATCTGGTGTCCGCCGCGCGCAACCGGCTCAAGGGTGTGCCGGGGGTCGGCGAGTCGTCGTACACCCAGCGGGCCGTCCGGCCGGTGGGGGATGCGCTGACTCGCTATCACGTGTCGCTGGACGTGGCCGACAAGGCCGGCGTCCTGGCGGCGGTGGCGACCGCGTTCTCCGACCACGGCGTGTCCATCCAGACCGTCCGGCAGGAGGGCCGGGGTGGCGAGGCGCAGCTTGTCGTGGTCACCCACACCGCCACCGATGCCGCCCTCTCCGCGACCGTGGAGGCCCTGCGCGAGATGGACATCGTGCGAGAAGTCAGCAGTGTGATGCGGGTCGAAGGGGACTAG